CCCCGATTGGGAATATGAATGCCTGGTCGAAGATATTATCAGCACCGCGCGCGAAGCATTCCCCTCACTTATACCCCACGATGGCTGGCGCGGGCGCGAAGATCGGATACTACTCCGAAATGCCTATGCCGATTGCGGCATTTCCACTTATTGCGGTCTCGCAGCCATCTGGCTCGCCGAACGGAATGACAGCTTCTACTGGGAGGCAGATTATGACCGACCCAGAACTGGCCGAGCTCAGCGATGGCTTGACCAGGTGTCCGGCAAGTTCTTGCAGATGTTCGGCGAGATTCGTCAGATCGGGCGCTTCTCCAATGGCGAGGGCGTGTTTGAGCGGATCCATGTATTACCGCAGAGGCCACGAGATCGGCAGGCAGCCGAAAACTAGTTGTTCGTGCAGGCCCCGCTGATGATGTTGGCAAAGGAACTACGTCATGCCTCGTGCCTGTCCGCCGGGAGAGGCCCTGGACCGGCCGTGGTCTGGCGCAACCTGCAAGGCTGCGGCCCGTGTGGCCCGCGCCAGCCTTGCCTTGCAGGTTTCCCGCTTCGCGGTGCGCCAGCCCCCTTATTCCGGCCCTGATCGGGCTCCGGCGGACAAGGAGCGAGACATTCCGGTTTCGTAAGCTTTGCCGCCTGAGCACATCAGGAGGCTTAATCATGTACGATAGTTTTACCCAACAACTCGCCGGGCTCGACCTTGCAGGTCTAACCATCAAGCCTGCACCTTTCGATCCGTCCGATTTCCCAAGCGAGGAAGCGGTCGAGCAAACCTTTGCTGCCGTCTGGTCCGACATGTTTGTCATGTTCTCGGGGACATCGCTCGAAGCGGACGCGGAAGACGTGGCCTGGGGCTTCGTCAATCTGTTTCACCGTGCTGCCAGCCGTAAGTCTACGCAGCTCGACCGGGCGAGTGATGAAGTCCGGGCGCTCCTTGCAGCCGCCGACGGATCCGAAGTCCATTCAAGCAATCTCGAAGAGCAGATCGAACGCGCCCAGGCAGCCGAGGCAAGCATGGTGGCATTTGAACAGATGCGCGAAGTTGCCGCATCGCTTTATCTCGAAGAAACGGGTTCTTCATGGAAGCCATTTGTCGGTTCGCGTTCGAACCATTCGCGCAAAGTGACTTCTGCGGTTGTTGAGGCCCGCGATTTCCTGCGCGCGAGGGCTGAGCGGCGCCGGGATGCCCATAGTCCTGAGGGCACTGCAGTTTTATTCGCCGGTGGGCGACCCTCCTTTGCCAGTGCCGACGAGGCCAAGGCCTTCGCTTCGAACGTATGGGCTACGCTCGACAAGGTGCGCGACCGGGTTCCGGATATGTTTATCCTGCACGGCGGCGACAGCAAAGGTGTTGACCGGCTGGCAGCCTCCTGGGCCGAACGCCACAATGTCCAGCAACTGGTATTCAACCTCGATAGGAGGCTCGGAGCCCGTGCCGGCTTCAAGCGCAACGAGCAGATGCTCAAAATGGACCCGCGCTATGTCATCGCCTTTCCCGGCAATGGCGTACTTGAGCGACTCGTGATTGAGGCAAAATCACGCCGGGTCAGCGTAGTTGACCGTCGTGGACCTCTTGGGACAAATCCTCGCGAGAGGTGAAACTCTCTGTCAGCAAATCCATGGGGGTGTATCCCCTTTGCATAGGTAACGCTTGACTCAAATCTAGCACGTTCTACCGCTCCGCCGGGGCGCTCTCGTTCAGGGGGTGTTAGCGTCTGGGGCGCTAAATCGGGGGCTGCAATGCAAACTGAATTCACTCTGACGTATGATGGTCCAGCCCTTCGCGGGCACGAGATGAACGTCCGTGACCTTGCGCCTGCGATGCTCGGTGTGGGTGAAGTGTTTGAGGCCCTGAACAGGCTTTACAACGGCAAGGCTGCCGATGTTGCCGTCAACGTGCGCGCCCACCAACCGGCATGTTTTACCGTAGTGTTTGACGTTTCGCAGGCGATCAAATCAGCGACAGAATTCTTATCTGGCACGGAGTTGACCGCTGCTCTCAATTTGAAGGATCTGTTGTTTGGCACTGGCGGGGTCGGTGTCGGACTCATCTTGTTGGTGCGCAAGCTTCGTGGCCGGATGCCAGAGCGGGTAGAAAAGCTCACGCCTGGTATGTTTCGTCTATTCCTGGAGGGCGAGCACTACGACGTTCCCCTAGAATTGCTCCAAGCCTACAAAGAGCTGTCTGTTCGGAAGGCGCTAGAAAAGTTCATCACAAAGCCGCTCGCCAAACCCGGTATCGACGTGATGAAAATCGAGAGCGGCGGGCGTGAAATTGAGCGGGTTACAGAGGAAGAGGCCCCGTATTTCGCCGCTCCAGATGTGCCTGACGACGTGATTATCGATGATACGCGACGGGCAGCCTACACGATAAGCAACCTGTCTTTTGACGAGGACGGGCTATGGCAGCTGAACGATGGCAACAATCCGATCCGCGTATCGATCGAAGACACCGAATTCCTGCGAAAGGTTGAGGCTGACATCATCCGCTTCGCCAAGCACGATGTTCTTGTCTGCATGGTTCACTTTGTGCAGCGGCGCACCGCAAAAGGCGGAGTTGCGAACGAGTATACCGTAGTCGAAGTTCTGGAGCATATACCGGCACCTCGCCAACTACGTTTCCCAGAACCGGAGGAAGGCCCAGATGACGACCCTGCGTGAAGCCCTAGAGCAAGGGAAGCTCGACCAGTTCATCGCCGAACACAAAGGCGAGGTTGGCGACCAAGCCGAGCTAGAGCGGATCATCCGTTCAATGGCCGGAACGTCGAAAGAAGCTCCGGAAGCATCGTCTCCGGACGATTGCGACGATTGAAGCGATATTCGAACTCCTTGACGTAGCTGTTCAGGTGCTTCGCGCTCACGCTGGTATGGGTGCCGTTGATTGAGCATTTCAGGTGCCGCCAGAAATTCTCGATGCCGTTGACCGAAACCGTCTCGGCTAGGCGATAATCGTAATAGGCATATTCCATCGCGCCGTGGTTCACGCGGGCGTGGCGATAACCGGCATCCGACAGGCTGGCATAGCTGCGAAGCTCGTCAGTGTGGACGTTGCCGCCGATCCGCACGTTGGCGGTCACAAACGGTTCTAGGGTTGCACGGCGCTGGTTCGGCACCACTTGCGCCACAATGTCGCCGCCACGTTGCAGAGCGCCCACCACGACCGTCTTAGCGGCGCTTCCGCGATTGTGCTTGCCGCGTTTCACGCCGCCCATGAGCGTTTCGTCAATCTCGACGTTCGTGCCTTCGCCGCCAATCGGAATGTCGCCGTCAACGTCAGCCATGTGCTCGCGGATCAGTTTCGCCATGCGCCATGCGGTCTTGTAGGTGACGCCTAGCTGGCGCTCCAATTCCTTACCCGACACGCCATGGCGCGTGGTGGTGAACAGGTGGATCGCGTAGAACCACAGTTGTAACGGGGTGCGCGTCTTTTCGAACGGGGTGCCCACGGTCGGGTGCAGGTGGTGTCCGCACCACTGGCAGGAATAGGCCCGCTCCGCCTTGATGCGGAACCACTTGGAAGCGCGCTCGCACTTCGGGCATTCGAAGCCCTGCCCAAAGCGAACTTCGAACAGATGATTGAGGCAGGTTTCGTCGTCAGGAAACTTGCGGAAGAATGCGGCGGTGGTGAGGGGCTTCGTCATACATATTGTATAGCAGACCTAGTTACGTATGGCAAGGGGATACACCCCAATCCATGTACCGGCCACTCCAAACCAAGCGAGAAAATGAGCAATCTTCTCATTCATCCGCAGAAGCCTTGGTCGCTCCGTAGATCGATATCAAGCCAGTGATGGTTTGATACCTCTTGCATTCTGTGATGCTGAGAAATCCAGCTTGTTCCATAAGCGGTACAAGCGCGCCGTCCGCGTTTGGCTGCGTGTCTGAAACACCGTCGAGCTGCTGTATCGTTGCTCTGAACAGGACACGCATGAGGCGTGATTGCTGCTCGCCGTAGTCTGCTATGAACAGGCGTCCACCTGGCTTAAGTGCTTCGTTTATGTCGCACAGCAAGCGGAGCTTCTCTTCATAAGGCACTTGATGGAGAACGAGGCAGAGTGTGGCGATGTTCGGCGCTGGCCATTTGGCAACAGTGGCCACCGAGAATAATCCATGTTTGAATTCAGCATCTATTCCAGCTCGCCCCGCTTTCTTTCGTGCGATCTGGATCGCATCTTCGTCTGGATCGATCCCGAAGTACGTCGTGGCTGGGTTTTTCGTGGCCAGTAGTGGCGCCAGGCTGCCGGTACCCGCCCCAATGTCGAGCAGGACCTCGTTACACTTGGGCTCAATCAGGTCCACAAGGTCTCTACGCCACCTTTTTTCGCGGGTCGAAAGTCGGACCCCGATATCGTAGAGTGGCGTGAGAATAGGATAACCGGCTGGCGGCGTATAGACTGCATGTTGATCGGTCATGCCTGTCTCTCGCTTTGTGGGCCGAGCTCCGGCAGAGACTGTGCCTGCTTTCTAAATGGTTCGGCCAACTGTGCTAGATAGGCATCCGGATAATCTTCGATGCCAGCGAGGCCAATCGCCCCCGCTCTGATATGCTGGCTCGACCCAAAGCGCGCTGTACCAAGCAGAACATCCCAGAGCGTCAAGAAGAGACCGAAATTGACGTCGCCGTCCGTTTCGGATGCGAGGTGGTGGTGCCGATGGACTGGAGCGACGGCCCAGATATATGCCAACGGCCCGACCCGCATGTCGACGTTCGAGTGCTGTAACTGGAGCTGTATCAGCACCGCAAAGGAAGCCACGGCGGCGACATCGAGAGGGATTCCCAGAAGAAGCCAGGGCAACGCACCGGCGGTAACCTCGATGAACTGGTGGACTGGATGCTTCAGTAGCCCGTTGAAGCCGTACATGCGGCGTACCGAATGATGCACGGCGTGAAAACGCCAGAGAAACGAAACCCTGTGACTGGCGAAATGGGCAAGGGTAATCCCCACGTCGAGGAGTACAATAGCCATTGCTACATCGGCCCATAAGGGCAGCGTCTTTGGCCAGGCTGATTCCCAAGGGACAAGGCTTGTGATGAGCGGAAGAAGCAGCACCATAGCCACAAGAGATCCTTCATTCACGAGGGCATGCAAAATGTCTCTACGGCCATCGCCATGGCTCGAGTTCCACTGGCTTTCGAAAGGCGCGATACGCTCGGCGGCGAGCGAGGACCCAATCGCGGCGATGATCAGAACGAACAACCAGGCCGGCGAACTACCCGAGGACACGATCGCCGTAGCGCCCCCGACAAAGCCGAAAAAATAGAGCGGGCCATAGAGATAACGAAAAACGGCCATTGCAGCCTCCATCAAACGATGGTTCCGTCTACGCTCCCTTAGGGCCCCGGTATTGAACGTTTCGCTGGTGTCTTAACGCACGATGGTAATCTCGATTTTTGCGAGACCCTGTGATGGCGTCACGCCGAACCATTCGACCAAACGACGGGTAAAATGCGCTTGATCGGAAAACCCACCTGCGGCCGCGGCGGCAGCTAGACTATGAGACTGGTGGAAACCTTCGATGGCACGCTGAACTTGCAACCATTGCAGGAGCTTGGTCGTCGGCACTCCAAAATCTCGAATCGCAATTTCCCGCATCCGCGTGGTCGAAACACCGACGGCTTTGGCCAATTCCGAAGGTGTCGCCCCGGGTTCGATCCGTTGCAGCGTAGAGCGGAGGCGCGGGTCGATTTGGCTCGAACCCTTCCGGTTCAAAAAGCCTTCCATCCATTTGCGTGCCTCGTTCCCAGATCCAACCAGAGCCAATGCATTCGCTTCAGCGGTCGAAAGCCGTTCCAGTCCAACACTCTTGTTGAGGTCACGGGTTCCCATGAAAAACGGATCGACATACAGATTTCGCAGGATGGCACCGGATGGCGTCAAGCGGTGAACCGTGGTGGCAGGGATGAGAACAGCTTCACCGGGCGACAAGCGAAGATCTCGGTCAGCGTTAATGCTGCAAGAGTCGACCAGCGAAAGACTGATCTGGTGTGCCAGATGACTGTGCGGACGGTTCTCTCCTGTTTGGGCGTCGAGAAGTGCCCAGCCAAATCCGAGCATCATGTTGCCCTCCCATGAGGCGTCGGTGCTTCTCAAAGAGCGATTTCGTCTTAGCTGCTGTGCAATCGGACGTTCCTTTCTGAGAGATCTCAACGCGTTCCCGGCTCTCCTCAAGTCTCTTTCAAAGACCGCTCACTGCGCCGGATATCCTCGAGAATGATCTTGCTGCCTGGCAGCGCCGGCATCCGGGAACGATCGATGCGCAGATCCTGCGGGGGAAGCCGATATTCCATTTCGCAAAGAAGCATTCGCAACGCGCGCTCCATCACTTCGAGCACGACCGTCTCGCCGGGGCAGCGATGATTTTTCGGGACATCGCCGCCGCCCTGAGGGATCAATGCGAACGCGGAAATGCCTTCCTCGCGAAAGCGCTCCGGATTGAAGGTTTCCGGCTCGTTCCAGAGATGAGGATCAGTGTTGGTTGCGTGCAAGTCGAGCAGGAAACGTCGCCCGGCGGGAAAACGGACATTTCGCCACCGGAAGTCCTTTCGGCTTCTGGCAGCGACCGCAGGAAAGAAGGGATAGAACCGGCGCACTTCCTGGACGAAATAGCCCATCTCAGAGCGATCGGATGCAGGGGTCGGAGCCAAATCGGGAAACGAATGGAGAGCATGCGCCAGGAGAGTGATATAGACAGACGCTGCGACGGTTGGGCGCAGAACGTTCAGCAGTTCGACGGCGGCGATCTTGGGACTTAGCAGCGCGCCATTCTCATCCCGGTGCCCAGCGATCACAGCCAGCGCGGATTCAGCGTGTGGGACCAGACGGCTATCGCGCACATCCTTGATGATGCGAGCGAGCCACGCTTCGGACCGGCTGCGAGCGCGCCGGGCTTGAAAATGGCCCAAGCCGAGCGCGGCCGCGCGGTCGAAGAGTAGAACAAGGTCGCGAGTTCGCTTGATGCGCTCTTCAGCCGGTAGTGGCACTCCGGCCCAGTCGCACACTGCTTCGGCCAATATGGGATGCAGCGCTTCGTAGAAGATTACCTGCGTTTCCCGGGTCCATGCCGGGAGCTGGGCCAACCACATTTTTTCGAATTTCTCTCCCAGAGCCTCGACACGCTCTTGCGTCAGCAACGACACGAACATTTCCTTGCGCCGCAAATGCCGCTCGCCATCCAGACCCTGGACTCCGCCCTTGCCAGTCAAAGTCGCCCGAACCGGTTCCGGCATCGCGCCGTCGCGCGACATTCGCGCTTTATCGTAGAACATCTCGGCCGCAGCTTCGCCGCGCAGGCACACAGTCCGCCGGAGCAACAGGCGGGTTTCGAACATATCGCCACCGGTTCGCGAGCAGACCGTGCTTACGAAGTCATAGGGCCGCCTCAGGAAATGGAGTGTGCTGTCGACGGACCCTTGCGGTATGAGTTCTTCGCTCTGTTTTATGGAACGATTCATAGACCAATACCGTCCTTTCGATTTGGCATATCGGTGCCGAGCCAGCCACAGCGAAACCAACCGGCTCGCTTTTGACTATGCTCCCGCCGATAAGTCTCGCATTGCCCCTTTTGCCGCGATCAATCCTGCGGCTGCGGTGTGACGCGCAGATAAGGTTTTACCGTCTCCCAGCCTTTGGGGAATTTCTCACGCGCTTCTTCATCGCTGAGCGAGGGCACGATGATGACGTCCTCGCCATGCTGCCAGTTCACAGGCGTGGCCACGCTGTAGTCGGCTGTCAGTTGCAGCGAATCGATGACCCGCAGGATCTCTTCGAAATTTCGACCCGTGCTCGCGGGATAGGTCAGCGTAAGTTTCACCTTTTTATCGGACCCGATTACGAAGACCGAGCGTACGGTAAGAGTGTCGTCGGCCTGTGGATGGATCATTCCATAGAGATTGGCGATTTCACGATCCGGGTCCGCGATCAGCGGAAAGTTGAGAGCATGACCCTGGGTTTCGGCTATGTCGCCTGCCCAGGATCGGTGGTCTTCGAGTGGATCAACGCTGAGACCGATCACTTTAACGCCGCGTTTGTCGAATTCCGGTTTCAGGCGGGCAACCTCACCAAGTTCCGTTGTGCAAACAGGAGTGAAATCCGCAGGGTGCGAGAACAGCACCGCCCAGTCGTCACCCATCCATTCATGGAACTTGAGCGTGCCATCGGTTGTGTCGGCCTCGAAATCGGGTGCGGTGTCGCCAAGTTGAAGTGTCATTGAAAATCTCCTGTGGTGAGCGCTAACATAGCGTGTTCCATCAGCAGATGGGTGCTACAGTTACTGTAGGTGCAAGCGAGATCGCGACGGAGCGGCGTTCTGGCGCGACGGACGGCATCAGGAGCGCGCTGGTGTTTCGCTCGCCCGCGCTATGCGGAACCCTAGGCCCTTCCTTGCCTTACGCTATTTTTAACTCAGTTCATGTCGGGGCGGTTTTCAGGCTGCTCTTCGCCCACCAGGACCAAAAGCCCCAGTCCCACTACGATCGCGACGTCGGCCAGATTGAATGATGGCCAATGAAGAGTATCCCAGTATAAATCGATGAAGTCTCTGACAGCACCGAACATCAGCCTGTCCGCAACGTTGCCGAGCGCTCCGCCAATCGCGAGGCTCAAGCCGAGCGCATGGATGGGCGATCGGGTTCTCATCAGCCAAATCCCGAGTAGTCCCGAAAGCAAAACGCCGATCGCGATAAGGATAACCGGTGCTGCTTCACCAGCCAATCCGAATGCCACGCCGCTATTGGTGATGGCGACTAGATTGAAGCCCGGGAACACTGCGATCACGTTACCCGAACCAACGAAAGAATGCGCCCAGGTTTTCGACAATTGGTCGAGGCCGAAGCTGGCCAGAATCATAACGGGCGCAAGCCGTTTCGCCGCGCTCAAGGTCATCGGACGCTGGATGGTGCATTTACGACCACCATCTTTTCTTCGCTCATATCGGCCATCGTGTAACCGATACCGCCTGTTCCGAGACCCGACTGACGGCGTCCTGCGAACGGCATCCAGTCGACGCGAAATGCGGTATGATCGTTGACCATTACGGCTGACGCGGCCAGCGTTTCGACGCAGTAATCGGCCCAGGACATTCGGTCGGTAAACACAGCCGCCTGAAAGGCGTAGGGAAGCGCGTTCGCTTGGCCGAACGCAGCATCGACGTCGTCGTATCCGTAAATGCAGACCACAGGGCCGAACACTTCCTTCTGCGATACATCGGCGTCGCACGGCGGATCGACAAGGACCGTGGGCTGGTAAAGGGTGGAACCCATGCGCTTACCCCCTGCGGCGAGCCTGGCGCCGCCCTGAACGGCTGCATCGACCCAGGATGCGACGCGGTCGACTTCGGCAGGACGAATGAGCGGACCGCATTGGGTTTCCGCTTTGGTCGGATCGCCCACAGTCAGCGCTTCTGCTCCCTCAGCGAGCTCGGCAGCGAAGTCCGGCAGTTCGGCCCGCGGAACGAACACGCGCTGCACCGAGACGCAGACTTGTCCAGAATGATAAAAGCCGCCTTTCAGGAGAGGAGGAATTACCTTGCCGCTTGCGACGCCCTCATCGACGATGACCGGAGCCGCGCCACCGTGTTCCAGTGCCAGGCGGGTGCCCGGCGCCAGTTTGGAGCGGAGCATCCAGCCAACTCTGGCCGAACCGATGAAGGAGAAAAATGCCGTCCGCGAATCGATGACCATTTGTTCGGCGACATCGTTCGAACATGGCACAAAGCGGCACCAGCGTTCATCGAGTCCGGCTTCATAAAGGATTTCGACGAAGCTCTTGCAGGAAAGGGGCGTGTCCTTGGCCGGTTTCACCAGAACAGGGCATCCGCTTGCAACTGCCGGTCCCACCTGATGGGCGATCAGGTTCAGAGGATGATTGAAAGCGGAGATCGCCACGACCGGCCCAATCGGCTCACGGAAGGTATAGGCTTTGCGTCCTGCTCCAGCCTGCGTCAGGTCCATCGGGATTTCGCGCCCGCCGCTGGCGAACAATTCGTGTATGCACAATTCGACGCTCTGAATGGCGCGACTGGTTTCCACGCGCGCGTCGACGATGGGTTTACCGCCCTCGAGCGCAATCTGCATTGCCAGTGTCTCCGCGCGCTCGCGCATCAGCCCGCTGGCGCGCTGCAGGATGGCGATGCGTTCATGCGCGGGGAGCCGCGCTTGTCGGTCTTCGTGCAGCGCGCGCGCCTCGTCGAGCCAACGATCGACTTGCGGCCAGTCGACCAGCTCAACGCTGCCAATGCATTCCTGGTCGTAGGGATTGAGGACCTGCCACGTCATTGGGGACACTCCATCGCCTTGAGTTCATCGATCAGAACCTTGCGGTTCTCGGAGTAATCCACCGGCAAGTCGACGAGGTGAACGCCGCCGCTTTCAAACGCTTCATTCAAGGTCGGTACCAGTGCCTCGCTGCTTTCGATCCGGTGGCCCGTCGCACCATAACTCTTCGCATAGGTAACGAAGTCGGGGTTGGCGAAGCTCAGACCGTAATCGGGAAAGCCAAGTTCTTCCTGCTTCCACCGGATCATACCGTAAGCGGAATCATTGAGGATGAGTACGACGAGGTTGAGGCCGAGCCTGACCGCGGTTTCCACCTCCTGCGAATTCATCATGAACCCGCCATCGCCGCATACGGCGAGCACGCGGCGCTCGGGCGACAGCATCGCTGCCATCATCGCCGAGGGGAGACCCGCTCCCATCGTCGCCAGCGCGTTGTCGAGCAGAATCGTGTTCGGCTCATGCGCGATATAGTTGCGGGCGAACCAGATCTTGTAGATGCCGTTGTCGAGTGCGACGATGTCGTCGCGGCCCATGACCGCCCGTACATCTGCAACGATGCCCTGGGGCACCATCGGAAAGCGGCCATCGTCGCTGCCTTGGCGGATGTGCGCCGCGATGTCCTCATGGACTTTGGCGTAGGCTGCCGGGTCACTAGGGTGTTTGCCGCGCAGCCGGTTTCCCAGTCGCTCGACAGATCCGGCAATATCGCCGATGACTTCCAGCTGCGGGAAATAGACCTGGTCGACCTCTGCGGCCTTGTAATTCACATGGATAACAGTGCGTCCGTCAGGCTCCATGAAAAAGGGCGGTTTCTCGACCACGTCATGGCCGATATTGACGATCAGATCGGCACGATCGATGGCGCAATGAACATAGTCATCCGATGATAGAGCCGCCGTTCCAAGATACAGGGGGCTTGCCTCATCAAGCACTCCCTTGCCCATTTGCGTATTGAAAAACGGAAATTGGGTGTCGTCGACGAACTTTCGGAGAGCCTTACAGGCGCTACGTCGGTTGGCCCCGGCACCAACCAGTAGCAGCGGGCGATCGGCGGCCAGAATACGCTCGGCGGCTTCGTCTAGCGCGGCATCTCCGGCGACCGCATATTGGCGAGGGTGGGGCGCCACGACCGGTTCGGAGGTTTCCTCCTCGGCAATATCTTCAGGCAGCTCCAGCAGAACTGCTCCGGGCCGCTCTTCCTGGGCCCTCCTGAAACCCTCTCGTACGAGCGAGGGAATCCGCTCTCCATTTACGATCTGCTTCGCCATCTTGCACAAGGGGGTAAAAAGCGAGACGACATCGACGATCTGGAACTGTGCTTGCTTCGAGACCTTGATGGGTTTCTGGCCGGTTATCATGACAAGCGGGAAAGCGCCCAGAGCGGCATAAGCCGCGGGCGTCGTGAGGTTTGTCGCCCCTGGCCCCAGCGTGGCAAGGCATACACCGGCGTTACCGGTAAGACGTCCATAGGTTGCCGCCATGAACCCTGCCCCTTGCTCGTGCCGGGTAACGATCAGACGGATCGACGAGGTCCGCAGTGACTCCAGAAGATCGAGGTTTTCTTCGCCCGGAACCGCGAAGATATACTCGACGCCTTCGGCTTCCAACGCGGCGACAAGAAGATCGGATGCTTTCATGAAATGGTTCTCGCATTGGTGAGGGCCTGGAGGCCGTCGGTGGCAGGTCTTCTGCCCGGTTACTGATTCAGGCTGTGACGGTGAATTGCCCCATCATGCCGGCGTCTTCGTGCTCGAGGATGTGGCAGTGATACATGTAAGGCAAATCCGGGTCGGTATAGTCCTCGAACCGCAAAAGGAGCCGCACGGCTTCGCCCGGATAGACGACAACCGTGTCCTTTAGCCCCTGTTCCGTCGCATCAGGGGCCCTGCCGTTCCGG
This genomic window from Qipengyuania sp. HL-TH1 contains:
- a CDS encoding class I SAM-dependent methyltransferase, with product MTDQHAVYTPPAGYPILTPLYDIGVRLSTREKRWRRDLVDLIEPKCNEVLLDIGAGTGSLAPLLATKNPATTYFGIDPDEDAIQIARKKAGRAGIDAEFKHGLFSVATVAKWPAPNIATLCLVLHQVPYEEKLRLLCDINEALKPGGRLFIADYGEQQSRLMRVLFRATIQQLDGVSDTQPNADGALVPLMEQAGFLSITECKRYQTITGLISIYGATKASADE
- the lspA gene encoding signal peptidase II — its product is MILASFGLDQLSKTWAHSFVGSGNVIAVFPGFNLVAITNSGVAFGLAGEAAPVILIAIGVLLSGLLGIWLMRTRSPIHALGLSLAIGGALGNVADRLMFGAVRDFIDLYWDTLHWPSFNLADVAIVVGLGLLVLVGEEQPENRPDMN
- a CDS encoding sterol desaturase family protein, giving the protein MAVFRYLYGPLYFFGFVGGATAIVSSGSSPAWLFVLIIAAIGSSLAAERIAPFESQWNSSHGDGRRDILHALVNEGSLVAMVLLLPLITSLVPWESAWPKTLPLWADVAMAIVLLDVGITLAHFASHRVSFLWRFHAVHHSVRRMYGFNGLLKHPVHQFIEVTAGALPWLLLGIPLDVAAVASFAVLIQLQLQHSNVDMRVGPLAYIWAVAPVHRHHHLASETDGDVNFGLFLTLWDVLLGTARFGSSQHIRAGAIGLAGIEDYPDAYLAQLAEPFRKQAQSLPELGPQSERQA
- a CDS encoding DUF2493 domain-containing protein translates to MYDSFTQQLAGLDLAGLTIKPAPFDPSDFPSEEAVEQTFAAVWSDMFVMFSGTSLEADAEDVAWGFVNLFHRAASRKSTQLDRASDEVRALLAAADGSEVHSSNLEEQIERAQAAEASMVAFEQMREVAASLYLEETGSSWKPFVGSRSNHSRKVTSAVVEARDFLRARAERRRDAHSPEGTAVLFAGGRPSFASADEAKAFASNVWATLDKVRDRVPDMFILHGGDSKGVDRLAASWAERHNVQQLVFNLDRRLGARAGFKRNEQMLKMDPRYVIAFPGNGVLERLVIEAKSRRVSVVDRRGPLGTNPRER
- a CDS encoding peroxiredoxin; amino-acid sequence: MTLQLGDTAPDFEADTTDGTLKFHEWMGDDWAVLFSHPADFTPVCTTELGEVARLKPEFDKRGVKVIGLSVDPLEDHRSWAGDIAETQGHALNFPLIADPDREIANLYGMIHPQADDTLTVRSVFVIGSDKKVKLTLTYPASTGRNFEEILRVIDSLQLTADYSVATPVNWQHGEDVIIVPSLSDEEAREKFPKGWETVKPYLRVTPQPQD
- a CDS encoding cytochrome P450 → MFETRLLLRRTVCLRGEAAAEMFYDKARMSRDGAMPEPVRATLTGKGGVQGLDGERHLRRKEMFVSLLTQERVEALGEKFEKMWLAQLPAWTRETQVIFYEALHPILAEAVCDWAGVPLPAEERIKRTRDLVLLFDRAAALGLGHFQARRARSRSEAWLARIIKDVRDSRLVPHAESALAVIAGHRDENGALLSPKIAAVELLNVLRPTVAASVYITLLAHALHSFPDLAPTPASDRSEMGYFVQEVRRFYPFFPAVAARSRKDFRWRNVRFPAGRRFLLDLHATNTDPHLWNEPETFNPERFREEGISAFALIPQGGGDVPKNHRCPGETVVLEVMERALRMLLCEMEYRLPPQDLRIDRSRMPALPGSKIILEDIRRSERSLKET
- a CDS encoding aldehyde dehydrogenase family protein is translated as MTWQVLNPYDQECIGSVELVDWPQVDRWLDEARALHEDRQARLPAHERIAILQRASGLMRERAETLAMQIALEGGKPIVDARVETSRAIQSVELCIHELFASGGREIPMDLTQAGAGRKAYTFREPIGPVVAISAFNHPLNLIAHQVGPAVASGCPVLVKPAKDTPLSCKSFVEILYEAGLDERWCRFVPCSNDVAEQMVIDSRTAFFSFIGSARVGWMLRSKLAPGTRLALEHGGAAPVIVDEGVASGKVIPPLLKGGFYHSGQVCVSVQRVFVPRAELPDFAAELAEGAEALTVGDPTKAETQCGPLIRPAEVDRVASWVDAAVQGGARLAAGGKRMGSTLYQPTVLVDPPCDADVSQKEVFGPVVCIYGYDDVDAAFGQANALPYAFQAAVFTDRMSWADYCVETLAASAVMVNDHTAFRVDWMPFAGRRQSGLGTGGIGYTMADMSEEKMVVVNAPSSVR
- a CDS encoding AraC family transcriptional regulator → MMLGFGWALLDAQTGENRPHSHLAHQISLSLVDSCSINADRDLRLSPGEAVLIPATTVHRLTPSGAILRNLYVDPFFMGTRDLNKSVGLERLSTAEANALALVGSGNEARKWMEGFLNRKGSSQIDPRLRSTLQRIEPGATPSELAKAVGVSTTRMREIAIRDFGVPTTKLLQWLQVQRAIEGFHQSHSLAAAAAAGGFSDQAHFTRRLVEWFGVTPSQGLAKIEITIVR
- a CDS encoding acetolactate synthase large subunit, whose translation is MKASDLLVAALEAEGVEYIFAVPGEENLDLLESLRTSSIRLIVTRHEQGAGFMAATYGRLTGNAGVCLATLGPGATNLTTPAAYAALGAFPLVMITGQKPIKVSKQAQFQIVDVVSLFTPLCKMAKQIVNGERIPSLVREGFRRAQEERPGAVLLELPEDIAEEETSEPVVAPHPRQYAVAGDAALDEAAERILAADRPLLLVGAGANRRSACKALRKFVDDTQFPFFNTQMGKGVLDEASPLYLGTAALSSDDYVHCAIDRADLIVNIGHDVVEKPPFFMEPDGRTVIHVNYKAAEVDQVYFPQLEVIGDIAGSVERLGNRLRGKHPSDPAAYAKVHEDIAAHIRQGSDDGRFPMVPQGIVADVRAVMGRDDIVALDNGIYKIWFARNYIAHEPNTILLDNALATMGAGLPSAMMAAMLSPERRVLAVCGDGGFMMNSQEVETAVRLGLNLVVLILNDSAYGMIRWKQEELGFPDYGLSFANPDFVTYAKSYGATGHRIESSEALVPTLNEAFESGGVHLVDLPVDYSENRKVLIDELKAMECPQ